The following are encoded in a window of Pygocentrus nattereri isolate fPygNat1 chromosome 5, fPygNat1.pri, whole genome shotgun sequence genomic DNA:
- the elmod2 gene encoding ELMO domain-containing protein 2: MMLAYIWQYVYSSFLRFWLKWFLRHVTGKCELQRICAGYKQGALRTTQIEYSLKSSKNKVLQDAVKVKEDDVVGCVAQIMREKNINAQKDPTFKGNLQQCLLQISGYSTLFTTVEELRKEVFDSENEDHEKMLLKLWDLLMPSVKLDSRITKQWGDIGFQGDDPKTDFRGMGMLGLVNLVFFSENYTNAARQVLSHANHPKLGYSYAIVGINLTEMAYSLLRSGALRMHFYNSVAGKPEMHDFHQLYCYLAHEFDKFWVEEEPESIMQFNHYREKFHDKVKGYLQEPDVALILKVDTKN, from the exons ATGATGTTGGCATATATCTGGCAGTACGTCTATTCATCCTTTCTTCGCTTCTGGCTGAAATGGTTTCTCAGACACGTCACAGGGAAATGTGAACTGCAGCGGATATGTGCTGGGTACAAGCAAGGAGCACTGAGGACGACACAGATAG AGTACTCCCTGAAATCCTCAAAAAACAAG GTGTTGCAAGATGCTGTGAAGGTGAAGGAAGATGATGTGGTGGGCTGTGTGGCACAAATCATGAGAGAAAAGAATATCAATGCTCAAAAAGATCCAAC GTTTAAGGGGAATCTTCAGCAATGCCTGTTGCAAATAAGTGGCTATAGCACACTGTTTACGACAGTTGAAGAGCTAAGAAAAGAGGTGTTCGACTCAGAAAATGAAGACCATGAGAAAATGCTTCTTAAG TTGTGGGACTTGCTGATGCCATCAGTTAAGCTGGACTCTCGAATCACAAAGCAATGGGGCGATATTGGGTTTCAAGGTGACGACCCAAAGACTGACTTCAGGGGAATGGGTATGCTTGGCCTGGTGAACCTTGT GTTTTTCAGTGAGAACTACACCAACGCAGCACGACAAGTCCTGTCACATGCAAACCATCCCAAGCTAGG GTACTCTTATGCCATAGTGGGCATTAACCTGACAGAGATGGCCTATAGTTTACTGAGGAGTGGCGCATTAAGGATGCACTTCTACAACAGTGTGGCAGGAAAACCTGAAATGCACGACTTCCACCAGCTTTACT GCTACCTGGCACACGAGTTCGATAAATTCTGGGTGGAAGAGGAGCCTGAGAGCATCATGCAGTTCAACCACTACAGAGAGAAGTTCCACGACAAGGTCAAAGGGTACCTTCAAGAGCCAGATGTCGCCCTCATCTTGAAGGTGGACACTAAAAACTGA
- the gprin3 gene encoding G protein-regulated inducer of neurite outgrowth 3 — translation MGTVPNPKRTVTVQMVPQLSGMDTLGNKETNANWDQESNLNVKRSHSSAQKTKPDQDNMHLKSPNAGPTNLGEKLLEGTSNSPLYDSGGHKNLGAQDRANIKTGPCANNAEESHKDGNANSRPLSALSAKREDVCVTSPSSVVTSPKVDKETNGNGAKMATKREGCEDKLQSRASVTEETISSTGTMHNQKLSHASDPKLMGCAAMSPQQNAPTSSRNLNKDVSHLPELKDSSCSMKSGQAVTTSLDLMKQPLPESTRKAQGAGSSKDLKSEVSKSAEIFQPTHINEKPETGVTQQSVKAQPTPVKEEGRCYKSECSENSAEPLVTSQISSLHNTIPVSSIPLSHDTSSHAQLTDEAVQTQGSASEENKKTHCKLYREASTMTSAADCGSSPCKQHQDVEVQAVAAVCSRAVATSPSLFTHQPNQACISSQTNETESLAVVYKMDNAAAPSLVPSQILMGTSVSSCGQSIMTVSEKVPQPGSVSVHTDAALQQESRLGAKPKEPGPPLLNAQKGYPPLQPVYQINIETVSQNKPSAEASCHSQGYKASPVLSTSDSSNQDSMRKGLCEMPTTASDQACRVLSDTSAQSEQPVKPPAAKCPLSQAEPPPQDTVSHVEDKAKTEAAKVVPTPSSKLPCSTSEDKKKTEQPTDKAKAKAAVESSKQSGSKLEPERNKKEEEKAAKQTKKSVHDVVWDEQGMTWEVYGASLDPESLGFAIQSHLQCKIKEHEKKIMARTTFRKSMSGGASDSPLGRKSKRRQANVFRSMFQNVRRPNCCVRPSPSSVLE, via the coding sequence ATGGGAACTGTCCCTAACCCCAAAAGGACTGTTACTGTTCAAATGGTCCCACAGCTGTCTGGTATGGATACTTTGGGTAACAAAGAGACAAATGCCAACTGGGACCAGGAATCAAACTTAAACGTGAAGCGCAGTCACTCCTctgctcaaaaaacaaaacctgaTCAGGATAATATGCATTTAAAGTCCCCCAATGCAGGTCCCACAAACCTTGGAGAAAAGCTCTTGGAAGGGACATCCAACTCTCCTTTATATGACAGTGGAGGTCACAAGAACCTTGGGGCCCAGGATCGCGCAAATATCAAGACAGGTCCATGTGCGAACAATGCTGAGGAAAGTCACAAGGATGGCAATGCTAATTCAAGACCACTATCAGCCCTTTCTGCCAAAAgggaggatgtgtgtgtgactaGCCCGTCATCTGTAGTTACGTCGCCTAAAGTTGACAAGGAGACGAATGGCAATGGTGCAAAAATGGCAACCAAAAGGGAGGGGTGTGAGGACAAACTACAGAGTAGGGCTTCAGTGACAGAGGAAACCATTTCTTCTACAGGTACAATGCACAATCAAAAGCTAAGCCACGCTAGTGACCCAAAGCTGATGGGCTGTGCTGCGATGTCACCCCAACAGAATGCACCTACCAGCTCTAGAAACTTAAACAAGGACGTTTCCCACTTACCTGAATTGAAAGATTCAAGTTGCTCAATGAAATCAGGCCAAGCTGTGACAACCAGCTTGGATCTGATGAAGCAACCACTACCAGAATCAACCAGGAAAGCTCAAGGAGCAGGTTCCTCCAAAGATTTAAAATCAGAAGTTTCAAAATCAGCAGAGATCTTTCAGCCAACACATATCAATGAGAAACCTGAGACAGGTGTTACCCAACAATCTGTCAAGGCACAGCCCACACCTGTTAAAGAGGAAGGTCGCTGCTACAAATCAGAATGCTCAGAAAACAGCGCAGAGCCCCTGGTGACCTCACAAATTTCTTCTCTCCACAATACAATACCAGTAAGCAGTATCCCTCTTTCTCATGACACCTCCTCTCATGCTCAGCTGACTGACGAAGCAGTTCAAACACAAGGCTCTGCCTCGGAGGAAAACAAGAAGACACACTGTAAGCTGTACCGTGAGGCTTCCACCATGACATCAGCAGCAGATTGTGGCTCCTCGCCCTGCAAGCAACACCAAGACGTGGAAGTGCAGGCTGTGGCTGCGGTCTGCAGTCGAGCTGTGGCAACAAGTCCCAGTCTTTTTACGCACCAACCCAACCAGGCATGCATCTCTTCTCAGACGAATGAAACAGAGAGCCTTGCAGTGgtttataaaatggacaatgcgGCGGCTCCTTCACTTGTTCCCTCACAGATTCTGATGGGCACGTCAGTTAGTTCATGTGGTCAGTCTATAATGACCGTATCAGAGAAGGTTCCTCAACCTGGCAGTGTTTCAGTACACACTGATGCTGCTCTACAACAGGAGTCTAGGCTTGGAGCCAAACCCAAAGAGCCAGGGCCTCCTCTGCTCAATGCCCAGAAAGGATATCCACCCCTTCAACCAGTTTATCAGATCAATATAGAGACGGTCAGCCAAAATAAGCCTTCAGCTGAAGCTAGCTGCCACAGTCAGGGCTACAAAGCCTCCCCTGTGCTTTCTACTTCAGATTCGTCGAATCAGGACTCTATGCGGAAAGGCCTTTGTGAGATGCCGACCACAGCATCAGATCAGGCCTGTCGAGTTCTGTCTGACACAAGTGCTCAGTCAGAGCAACCAGTCAAGCCTCCTGCTGCTAAATGCCCCCTTTCACAGGCTGAGCCCCCTCCGCAGGACACCGTTTCTCATGTAGAAGACAAGGCCAAAACAGAGGCTGCAAAAGTAGTTCCTACGCCATCTTCCAAGCTTCCATGCTCCACATCGGAGGACAAGAAGAAAACAGAGCAGCCAACAGACAAAGCCAAAGCTAAAGCTGCTGTGGAGTCTTCAAAACAGAGTGGTTCCAAGTTGGAGCCAGAGAGGAAtaaaaaggaggaggagaaggcaGCGAAGCAGACCAAGAAGAGTGTCCATGACGTAGTGTGGGATGAGCAGGGCATGACGTGGGAGGTCTATGGCGCATCGCTGGACCCCGAGTCACTCGGCTTTGCTATCCAGAGTCACCTCCAGTGCAAAATCAAGGAGCATGAGAAAAAGATAATGGCTCGGACGACGTTCAGGAAATCCATGTCAGGTGGAGCGTCTGACTCGCCATTGGGGAGGAAAAGCAAGCGAAGGCAGGCTAATGTGTTCAGGTCCATGTTCCAAAATGTCCGACGACCCAACTGTTGCGTACGCCCATCACCATcatcggtgttggagtga